One window from the genome of Salisaeta longa DSM 21114 encodes:
- a CDS encoding aminotransferase class V-fold PLP-dependent enzyme: protein MPAPLPATIRDRFAAPEPPDAVELRAFTHGLMPRTVPAMMQRFTEDWRTRGVDAWNRVPNHWRPASDESVGWWTLPTYLGDAFIAPLLGAPDGTCIHQPHVHWTMQCLLSAPEVAARGSSVLCTEAAFPSVGHSVQQWSALDGLAPTALPVAADGALPVDRLCATLSDDTALVIVSHVGFTTGARAPTRALRRLADAAHAHDALLVVDGYHAASTMPIDVDALGCDVYMGGLLKEACGSSGNAFVYLRPGLDLSPRLQGWFGDAEPFAFNDAPTPHPEVRRRFLGGTTAVASMYHAVEGVRILLDVGLEAVRAHSLALTDRALRRADAAGLTVRSPRPAAQRSAMVILAVEEAARLCEHLKTKHIYTDSRQNRYLRMAPFLWNTAADVDRAFDAIDAALQSGAYRSATLPEGGPVT from the coding sequence GTGCCCGCCCCGCTGCCCGCTACCATCCGCGACCGCTTTGCAGCTCCCGAGCCGCCCGACGCGGTGGAGCTGCGCGCCTTCACGCACGGGCTGATGCCCCGCACGGTGCCCGCCATGATGCAGCGCTTCACCGAGGACTGGCGCACCCGCGGCGTCGATGCCTGGAACCGCGTCCCGAACCACTGGCGGCCCGCGAGCGATGAATCCGTGGGCTGGTGGACACTGCCGACGTACCTCGGCGACGCCTTCATCGCTCCGCTCCTGGGCGCGCCCGACGGCACGTGCATCCATCAGCCGCACGTGCATTGGACGATGCAGTGCCTGCTCTCGGCGCCCGAGGTGGCCGCCCGCGGCTCGTCTGTCCTCTGCACCGAAGCAGCATTTCCGTCGGTCGGCCACAGCGTGCAACAGTGGAGCGCCCTGGACGGCCTTGCGCCCACGGCCCTTCCGGTGGCGGCCGACGGCGCGCTCCCGGTCGACCGCCTGTGCGCAACCCTTTCCGACGATACGGCGCTCGTCATCGTTAGCCACGTGGGCTTCACCACTGGCGCCCGCGCGCCCACACGCGCCCTGCGGCGCCTCGCGGACGCTGCCCACGCGCACGATGCGCTCCTGGTGGTGGATGGCTACCATGCCGCCAGCACGATGCCCATTGACGTAGACGCCCTGGGCTGCGACGTGTACATGGGCGGATTGCTGAAGGAGGCGTGCGGCTCCTCGGGCAACGCTTTTGTGTACCTGCGCCCCGGACTCGACCTCTCGCCCCGGCTGCAGGGCTGGTTTGGCGATGCCGAGCCGTTTGCGTTCAACGATGCCCCCACGCCCCATCCGGAGGTGCGCCGTCGGTTTTTGGGCGGCACCACCGCGGTGGCCTCCATGTATCACGCCGTCGAGGGCGTGCGCATTTTGCTCGATGTTGGGCTGGAGGCGGTGCGCGCCCATTCGCTCGCCCTTACCGACCGGGCCCTGCGGCGGGCCGATGCGGCCGGCCTTACGGTGCGCTCCCCGCGGCCCGCGGCACAGCGCAGCGCCATGGTGATCCTGGCGGTGGAGGAGGCCGCGCGGCTCTGCGAGCACCTCAAGACGAAGCACATCTACACCGACAGCCGCCAGAACCGCTACCTGCGGATGGCGCCGTTCCTGTGGAATACGGCCGCCGACGTAGACCGCGCGTTCGATGCCATCGACGCGGCCCTGCAAAGCGGTGCCTACCGATCGGCCACACTCCCGGAGGGCGGGCCCGTCACGTAG
- a CDS encoding TolB-like translocation protein: MSRVVVLLLTAMAGMTLLAAACSVPTEPPPPEREEPIFAQGEYGGQPLPGTENLYNLMPSPSGDRIALIRERTPGKPFDPRNQLWIVDRDGSNPQLISVNTITVNWHPSGDQVAVTVFRNFTVHTIDLETLETTQWTGEENQRISFEVASSSGWFPDGHRILVHVNQRAYQQPFPRGLYVIDTRDSTTTGPLVELMQATTFGNQKKYVVGKKYLRDRGPISGNFARYTFADSTWHWITDFPKDSLDLVDTPVPSPTADLAVQPRYVGYAEQLFLFRTDPDGTDEDARQITTLGGDNPRWGPDGSYFIFRRDVNRGQGARYVPYRFDLETMQARPLWPALPDSVPKFPDLSTQTLNQMAPRRGSPSPRAPSPSRKIAREGYVFES; the protein is encoded by the coding sequence ATGTCCCGTGTTGTTGTTCTCTTGTTGACCGCCATGGCCGGAATGACCCTCCTGGCAGCAGCCTGCTCAGTCCCTACCGAGCCGCCGCCCCCGGAACGAGAAGAGCCGATCTTCGCGCAGGGAGAGTATGGCGGACAGCCCCTGCCTGGAACCGAGAACCTCTATAATCTAATGCCCAGCCCGAGCGGCGACCGCATTGCCCTGATCCGAGAGCGCACCCCCGGCAAGCCGTTTGACCCGCGCAATCAGCTATGGATCGTCGATCGGGATGGATCTAATCCTCAGCTCATTAGCGTCAATACTATTACAGTAAATTGGCATCCCAGTGGGGATCAGGTAGCTGTCACGGTGTTTCGCAATTTTACTGTTCACACCATCGACCTGGAGACGCTTGAAACCACACAGTGGACCGGAGAAGAAAACCAGCGCATCTCCTTCGAGGTTGCTTCCAGCAGCGGCTGGTTCCCTGACGGTCATCGTATTCTCGTCCACGTAAACCAAAGGGCCTACCAGCAGCCCTTCCCCCGCGGGCTTTACGTGATTGACACCCGCGACAGTACGACCACCGGGCCGCTCGTCGAACTGATGCAAGCCACGACCTTCGGCAACCAGAAGAAATACGTAGTTGGAAAGAAGTATCTGCGAGACCGAGGGCCGATCAGCGGCAACTTTGCTCGTTACACCTTTGCCGATAGCACTTGGCACTGGATCACCGACTTTCCGAAAGACTCCCTCGACCTAGTCGACACGCCGGTGCCAAGCCCCACGGCCGACCTTGCGGTGCAACCGCGCTACGTCGGCTACGCCGAGCAGCTTTTTCTCTTCCGGACCGATCCGGACGGGACGGATGAGGATGCCCGCCAGATCACTACGCTCGGCGGCGATAACCCCCGGTGGGGCCCCGACGGTTCGTATTTCATCTTTCGCCGGGACGTAAATCGGGGGCAGGGCGCGCGCTACGTGCCGTACCGCTTCGACCTCGAGACGATGCAGGCCCGGCCGCTCTGGCCGGCGCTGCCGGACTCGGTCCCGAAGTTTCCCGACCTCTCGACGCAAACCTTGAACCAGATGGCTCCCCGGAGGGGATCGCCTTCTCCAAGGGCGCCTTCTCCAAGTCGGAAAATAGCTCGCGAAGGTTATGTTTTCGAGAGCTAA
- a CDS encoding PD40 domain-containing protein, with translation MIQAAMTGLPRLYFLRGVAVRTAALLLVAFALLSGCDSGPGYTHDPNPGPFRVDYSPAWSPEGNRIAYHHDAGWTEDTTDVSGLYVLNLETGSTRLVVEGSARSPDWRPDGARIAFTTGNIYTIRPDGSGLRQVTDFGASFFPRWSPDGQTLSFSRSGSTEESGIWFVHLSDSTFTKFGFGAAPADWAPNGKRIVYDKTQIFIADTSRADVMQLTDNGAVDNRHPAWSPDGEWIAWSPLDENGFELWVMRADGTGKRKLAKGGSFPAWGPDSERIVFSKPAHNSDLTALWVIRRDGSELRQITNPSRNPLN, from the coding sequence ATGATCCAAGCTGCTATGACAGGTTTACCTCGTTTGTATTTCCTGCGCGGCGTAGCCGTGCGCACGGCTGCTCTACTCCTTGTGGCGTTCGCGCTCCTGAGCGGTTGCGACAGCGGGCCCGGTTATACCCACGACCCGAACCCGGGCCCCTTCCGGGTAGACTACTCCCCGGCATGGAGTCCGGAGGGGAATCGCATTGCTTACCATCACGACGCCGGGTGGACCGAGGACACGACCGACGTGAGCGGGCTCTACGTCCTTAATCTCGAGACCGGCTCGACGCGGCTCGTGGTAGAGGGCTCGGCCCGAAGTCCCGACTGGCGGCCCGACGGAGCGCGCATCGCCTTCACGACCGGCAACATCTACACCATCCGACCCGATGGGTCGGGCCTGCGGCAGGTCACGGATTTTGGGGCTTCTTTCTTTCCACGCTGGTCGCCGGATGGCCAAACCCTCTCCTTCAGTCGCTCGGGCTCGACAGAAGAGTCCGGCATCTGGTTCGTCCACCTCTCCGATTCGACATTCACAAAATTCGGTTTTGGAGCTGCACCCGCAGATTGGGCTCCTAACGGCAAAAGAATCGTGTATGATAAGACTCAGATTTTCATTGCTGACACGAGCCGTGCCGATGTAATGCAACTGACTGACAACGGCGCTGTCGATAATCGCCATCCGGCCTGGAGCCCGGACGGGGAGTGGATCGCCTGGTCCCCGCTCGACGAAAACGGTTTCGAGCTTTGGGTTATGCGGGCCGACGGAACCGGCAAACGGAAGCTTGCCAAGGGGGGAAGCTTCCCAGCCTGGGGACCTGACTCGGAGCGCATCGTCTTTTCCAAACCGGCCCACAATAGCGACCTCACTGCTCTCTGGGTCATCCGCCGCGACGGCTCGGAGCTGCGGCAGATCACGAATCCTTCGCGCAATCCCCTGAACTAA
- a CDS encoding S8 family serine peptidase — MTMRTFFWTILVLGLCFSTPLHAQQGPPDPPVERQVIVMFETDAAALPHGATRAEIGQARLPGPVKGVLQRAGARRIARGFPDFQRSDTLRVLGDGRTYRVPDYTNLFVVTLPPNANRDSVVARLNRLPGVQYAEKNQRPAPRFSPGNRSHTVSSQPQSATDEVIPPNQEDFDKQWGLRNTSGPDIEATKAWTYTKGSNNVTIGIVDGGIKAGHVELSGKVSGYTGTTDHSTAVAGIAAAKGDNPAGRIAGVDWYAKIHSEPLGGLVNTAQSIEDAVTAGASVINNSWGFADQSTTLTQALRSAYEADVLLVHANPYKDGIPGQTSSYPNNVGPWIVNVGAMNQSGSPWDNTGSRSFTDVAAPGVDIYTSAASVDYYSFDGTSLAAPFVTGTASLLLSAEPSLHTHDIEYLLKRTAQSYGSGHDPEVGYGMIDAHAAVRRVSDPYEVSHGPASFTKLYNDDSVSFPNGFTSSGGVHYGAGIYICDIYKLSASASSPDFYYEEEPWFWLPVTEPGFSAANPNDGDRYLSKSVSKSSAEATTFFYYIETSVNGQEIGWIPFDPTVHKRGGRFQYTVIGSPGTPPLDVSLSGPTSLASGEQGTWTASVTGGSGSISYAWKASNPQSFSWYDLPCTTSSCSHAFFNDTNTVIPNGGIRVTVTRGGETDTQTRNISVLPSGPNCPDGGLVCYPTTGFLAAGARLQGLAVQAPAPGTATLRWAATGSLPAARFVIEHRADTTGAWQRLGVVPSADSAAVDTTHGPSYAFTARGLPAGPRQLRLRYRPAGKAPAAWTSAPQAVRVPLGTAYRLRAYPNPMHRQATVELTVRKAQRVQVHVYDVLGRRVQTLYRGRLAASTPLRLTLKGAHLASGLYFVRAVGAHVRATRRLSVVR, encoded by the coding sequence ATGACCATGCGCACGTTTTTCTGGACAATCCTCGTTCTGGGACTCTGTTTCAGCACGCCTCTTCACGCACAACAAGGACCGCCGGACCCGCCCGTCGAGCGACAGGTCATCGTGATGTTCGAGACGGACGCCGCTGCACTCCCCCACGGAGCAACGCGGGCCGAAATTGGCCAAGCTCGGCTGCCGGGCCCGGTGAAGGGCGTGCTGCAGCGGGCGGGTGCCCGCAGGATAGCAAGGGGATTTCCTGATTTTCAGCGGTCCGATACCCTGCGCGTCCTGGGCGACGGGCGCACCTATCGGGTGCCCGACTACACGAACCTCTTTGTCGTCACGCTGCCCCCGAATGCCAATCGCGATTCAGTGGTTGCCCGGCTAAATCGATTGCCCGGAGTCCAGTACGCCGAGAAGAACCAGCGTCCCGCCCCACGATTTTCTCCTGGTAATCGGTCGCACACGGTTTCTTCCCAACCCCAGAGCGCAACCGACGAAGTGATTCCTCCGAACCAGGAAGATTTCGACAAGCAGTGGGGGCTTCGCAACACCAGCGGCCCCGACATTGAGGCCACGAAGGCGTGGACCTACACGAAAGGAAGCAACAACGTCACGATTGGCATCGTTGACGGAGGCATCAAGGCCGGCCACGTAGAGCTGTCGGGCAAGGTCAGCGGATACACCGGGACCACAGATCACAGCACCGCTGTCGCTGGAATTGCTGCCGCGAAGGGCGATAATCCTGCAGGCAGGATCGCCGGCGTGGACTGGTATGCCAAAATTCACTCCGAACCACTCGGTGGACTCGTGAACACCGCCCAGTCGATCGAGGACGCCGTGACGGCCGGGGCTTCCGTGATTAACAACAGCTGGGGATTTGCTGATCAGTCGACGACCCTAACGCAGGCACTTCGTAGCGCGTATGAGGCCGACGTTCTTCTGGTTCACGCCAATCCATATAAGGACGGTATACCTGGCCAAACGTCCAGCTATCCCAACAACGTGGGACCCTGGATCGTCAACGTGGGAGCCATGAATCAAAGCGGGTCGCCGTGGGACAACACCGGGTCTCGCTCCTTTACAGACGTAGCGGCTCCAGGGGTGGATATTTACACGAGTGCAGCTTCCGTCGACTACTACTCTTTCGACGGCACGTCACTGGCTGCTCCCTTCGTAACAGGCACGGCCAGCCTGCTGCTGTCCGCCGAGCCGAGCCTTCACACCCATGACATTGAGTACCTTTTGAAGCGAACGGCGCAGAGCTATGGGAGCGGCCACGACCCAGAGGTGGGCTACGGTATGATCGACGCCCATGCGGCCGTTCGGCGCGTCAGCGACCCCTACGAGGTGAGCCACGGCCCGGCCTCGTTCACGAAGCTCTACAACGACGATAGCGTGAGTTTCCCTAACGGGTTTACCTCCAGCGGGGGCGTACACTATGGCGCGGGCATATACATCTGTGACATCTACAAGCTAAGCGCGTCGGCGTCCTCGCCTGACTTCTACTACGAAGAAGAACCCTGGTTTTGGCTGCCCGTCACCGAGCCTGGGTTCTCGGCGGCCAACCCCAACGACGGAGACCGGTACCTGTCGAAGTCCGTCTCGAAAAGCTCGGCGGAGGCAACGACCTTTTTCTACTACATTGAGACAAGCGTCAATGGGCAGGAGATCGGGTGGATCCCCTTCGATCCCACGGTGCATAAGCGGGGCGGACGCTTTCAGTACACCGTGATCGGTAGCCCCGGAACGCCTCCCCTGGATGTCTCCCTCTCGGGGCCCACGTCGCTTGCCAGTGGCGAGCAGGGCACCTGGACCGCTTCGGTCACCGGCGGCAGCGGATCCATCAGCTATGCCTGGAAGGCCAGTAACCCCCAAAGCTTTAGCTGGTACGACCTGCCGTGCACCACGAGTTCATGCAGCCACGCGTTTTTCAACGACACCAATACGGTCATACCCAATGGCGGCATTCGCGTGACGGTCACCCGGGGAGGCGAGACGGATACGCAGACGCGCAACATTTCTGTGCTTCCGAGCGGGCCGAACTGCCCCGATGGCGGCCTTGTTTGCTACCCAACAACGGGCTTTCTCGCTGCGGGAGCGCGCCTGCAAGGGCTCGCAGTGCAAGCTCCGGCCCCGGGCACGGCGACGCTTCGCTGGGCCGCTACCGGCTCCCTGCCCGCGGCGCGCTTTGTCATCGAGCACCGCGCCGATACCACCGGCGCGTGGCAACGTCTGGGCGTCGTACCTTCGGCCGACTCGGCGGCCGTCGACACGACCCATGGCCCCTCCTACGCCTTCACCGCGCGTGGGCTGCCGGCCGGTCCGCGCCAGTTGCGCCTGCGCTACCGCCCGGCCGGGAAGGCCCCGGCGGCCTGGACCTCGGCGCCGCAGGCCGTGCGCGTGCCGCTGGGCACGGCCTACCGGCTTCGGGCCTACCCGAACCCGATGCACAGGCAAGCCACCGTCGAGCTGACGGTGCGCAAGGCCCAACGGGTGCAGGTGCACGTCTACGACGTGCTCGGGCGGCGCGTACAAACGCTCTACCGCGGCCGGCTGGCGGCGTCGACGCCGCTGCGCCTGACGCTGAAGGGCGCGCACCTGGCCAGCGGGCTGTACTTTGTGCGGGCGGTGGGCGCGCACGTCCGGGCCACCCGGCGCTTGAGCGTGGTGCGGTAG
- a CDS encoding arginine deiminase, with protein sequence MPVPTDAPAAPATTAPPFGVASESNLLQQVIVHTPGHEMELVSPDNRLELLFDDILFVENARREHLLMCSVFETIVGRADAVLQVGTLLREAFETSADARGSFVEALCRELPATSNIRAVEGELKDLSPEALHRFALTGESALPVALPPLPNLLFTRDLAAVVHDQIIMSHAATSARTRESIIIETVLRHHPRFADAASNLIKLPPGTTFEGGDLLVANEKVVLIGHSERTSLGAIMAIAHELFERTPVEHVLAVDLPKRRATMHLDTVFTFAAPNECVVFPPLLERFGFGYAVHFTAHDGPGRFVTDMRRNLKEALEELLDHDLTFIPCGGDQRLHQEREQWTDGANVFCIAPGVIMGYERNGRTFARLRDHGYRVVSAESFLSYHEGGSFDVGDEKVAIQLAGTELSRGRGGPRCMTLPLART encoded by the coding sequence ATGCCTGTGCCTACCGATGCCCCTGCTGCTCCCGCCACCACCGCGCCCCCCTTTGGGGTGGCCAGCGAGTCGAACCTGCTGCAACAGGTGATCGTCCACACGCCGGGCCACGAGATGGAGCTGGTATCGCCCGATAACCGGCTGGAGCTACTGTTTGACGACATCTTGTTTGTGGAGAACGCGCGCCGCGAGCACCTGCTCATGTGCTCGGTCTTTGAAACGATCGTGGGCCGTGCCGACGCCGTGTTGCAGGTGGGCACCCTGCTACGGGAGGCCTTCGAGACGTCGGCCGATGCCCGCGGGTCGTTTGTGGAGGCGCTGTGCCGCGAGCTGCCGGCCACGTCCAACATCCGCGCGGTGGAGGGGGAGCTGAAGGACCTCTCCCCGGAAGCCCTCCACCGCTTTGCCCTCACCGGCGAGTCGGCCCTGCCGGTGGCGCTGCCGCCCTTGCCCAATTTGCTGTTCACGCGCGACCTTGCGGCTGTGGTGCACGATCAGATCATCATGAGCCACGCGGCCACCTCGGCCCGCACCCGCGAGAGCATCATCATCGAGACAGTCCTGCGCCACCACCCGCGCTTTGCCGACGCCGCCAGCAACCTCATAAAGCTCCCGCCCGGCACGACCTTCGAGGGCGGCGACTTGCTCGTGGCCAACGAAAAGGTGGTGCTCATTGGTCACTCCGAGCGCACGTCGCTGGGCGCCATCATGGCCATTGCCCACGAGCTGTTTGAGCGCACGCCGGTGGAGCACGTGCTGGCCGTCGACCTCCCGAAGCGGCGCGCCACCATGCACCTCGATACCGTGTTTACGTTTGCGGCGCCCAACGAGTGCGTGGTGTTTCCGCCGCTGCTGGAGCGCTTCGGGTTTGGCTATGCCGTGCACTTCACCGCGCACGACGGGCCCGGACGCTTTGTGACGGACATGCGGCGCAACCTCAAGGAGGCCCTGGAAGAACTCCTGGATCACGACCTCACATTCATTCCCTGCGGCGGCGATCAGCGCTTGCACCAGGAGCGCGAGCAGTGGACCGACGGCGCCAACGTGTTTTGCATCGCGCCGGGCGTCATCATGGGCTATGAGCGGAACGGCCGCACGTTTGCGCGGCTGCGCGACCACGGCTACCGCGTGGTGAGCGCCGAGAGCTTTCTCTCGTACCACGAAGGCGGATCGTTTGATGTGGGCGACGAGAAGGTGGCCATCCAATTGGCCGGCACCGAGCTTTCGCGCGGTCGCGGCGGCCCGCGCTGCATGACGCTTCCGCTGGCGCGCACGTAG
- a CDS encoding ATP-dependent helicase yields the protein MRHIELATPDPQSTVQADPDAQERILQGLNTEQRAAVTATEGPVMIIAGPGSGKTRTLTHRIAYLLATGKAQPWEIIALTFTNKAAREMKERVHQLVGDRTRGMWVGTFHSSFARLLRREGDKIGYSKDFSIYDTSDAERIIKQEMTRLNIGTDDVRPRSVQRLISSAKNEMIAPSDYAQTARGQAQDVAAQIYPLYEKALRRANAMDFDDLLLKPVELFNKHPEVLNKYQEKWAYVHIDEYQDTNHTQYTLAKQLAGGHQNICVVGDDAQSIYAFRGADITNILSFERDYPNATTVRLERNYRSTKNILALADSIIDQNDNQLDKSLWTDNVTGEPVTLIEALGEKDEAQKIERKIRDLYARENLGYGDFAVLYRTNAQSRAIEEAMRRANVPYRIIGGTSFYDRKEIKDVLAYLKLLVNPNDTASVERIINYPRRGIGRTTQERIRRYAQEHELTLWQAIEEVENIDALGTRAVNAVDKFRFLIGKYIGKRGQGPADELARDLIKEAGVMADFRKEHTRENLRRWENVQELISAVSEHVATGDDASLSTFLQEVALLTDQDEDETTDRVTLMTLHASKGLEFPVVFVAGLEEGLFPLERAAQEKKELEEERRLFYVGATRAEERLFLSWARSRYRYGKQKSNSRSRFLEEIDTDVVRTEGGGTLRQKKNRFQASGGGSTKSSGRYDGVDPHYYRKNLRGGGSNETKRRTKRVQRTTGGGRRVVYDEDYSEIVPGARVEHKKFGEGKVQSVDGRGEKATAVVYFGSDVGNKKLKLKFAKLRRIG from the coding sequence ATGCGCCACATCGAACTTGCCACGCCCGATCCGCAGAGCACCGTACAGGCCGATCCGGACGCCCAAGAGCGCATCCTGCAAGGGCTGAACACGGAGCAGCGCGCGGCGGTGACGGCCACCGAGGGGCCCGTCATGATCATCGCGGGCCCCGGCTCGGGCAAAACGCGCACGCTCACGCACCGCATCGCCTACCTGCTGGCCACCGGCAAGGCGCAGCCCTGGGAGATCATCGCGCTGACCTTCACCAACAAGGCGGCCCGCGAGATGAAGGAGCGCGTGCACCAGCTCGTGGGCGACCGCACCCGCGGCATGTGGGTGGGCACGTTCCATTCCTCGTTTGCACGCCTCCTGCGCCGCGAGGGCGACAAGATAGGGTACTCCAAAGATTTCTCGATTTACGACACCAGCGACGCGGAGCGCATCATCAAGCAAGAGATGACGCGCCTCAACATTGGCACCGACGACGTGCGCCCGCGGTCGGTGCAGCGCCTCATCTCCAGCGCCAAAAACGAGATGATTGCGCCGTCCGATTATGCCCAAACGGCCCGTGGACAGGCGCAAGACGTGGCGGCGCAAATCTACCCGCTCTACGAAAAAGCCCTGCGGCGCGCCAACGCCATGGATTTCGACGACCTGCTGCTCAAGCCGGTCGAGCTCTTTAACAAGCACCCAGAGGTGCTTAACAAGTATCAGGAGAAGTGGGCGTACGTCCACATCGACGAGTACCAGGACACCAACCACACGCAGTACACGCTGGCGAAGCAACTGGCCGGCGGGCACCAAAACATCTGCGTGGTGGGCGACGATGCCCAGAGCATTTACGCCTTCCGCGGGGCCGACATCACCAACATCCTGTCGTTTGAGCGGGACTACCCCAACGCCACCACCGTGCGGCTGGAGCGCAACTACCGCTCCACCAAAAACATCCTGGCCCTGGCCGATTCCATCATCGACCAGAACGACAACCAGCTCGACAAGTCGCTGTGGACCGACAACGTGACGGGCGAGCCGGTGACGCTCATTGAGGCGCTGGGCGAAAAGGATGAAGCCCAAAAGATTGAGCGGAAGATCCGCGACCTCTACGCCCGCGAGAACCTGGGGTACGGCGATTTTGCGGTGCTGTACCGCACCAACGCCCAAAGCCGCGCTATTGAGGAGGCCATGCGCCGCGCCAACGTGCCGTACCGCATCATTGGCGGCACCTCGTTCTACGACCGCAAGGAAATTAAGGACGTGCTGGCATACCTCAAGCTGCTGGTCAACCCGAACGACACGGCCAGCGTGGAGCGCATCATCAACTACCCGCGCCGCGGGATTGGCCGCACCACGCAAGAGCGCATCCGCCGCTACGCACAGGAACACGAGCTGACGCTGTGGCAGGCCATCGAGGAGGTGGAAAACATCGACGCGCTGGGCACGCGGGCCGTGAACGCGGTCGACAAGTTTCGCTTTCTGATTGGCAAGTACATTGGCAAGCGCGGGCAAGGGCCGGCCGACGAGCTGGCGCGCGACCTCATCAAGGAGGCCGGCGTGATGGCGGATTTCCGAAAGGAGCACACCCGCGAAAACCTGCGGCGGTGGGAGAACGTGCAGGAGCTCATCAGTGCCGTCTCGGAGCATGTGGCCACCGGCGACGACGCGTCGCTGAGCACGTTTTTGCAAGAGGTGGCGCTGCTCACCGATCAGGACGAGGACGAGACGACCGACCGGGTGACGCTCATGACGCTGCATGCGTCGAAGGGGCTCGAATTTCCGGTCGTGTTTGTGGCCGGACTGGAGGAAGGCCTCTTTCCGCTGGAACGCGCGGCGCAGGAGAAAAAAGAGCTGGAGGAGGAGCGGCGCCTCTTTTACGTGGGCGCGACGCGGGCCGAGGAGCGCCTTTTCTTGAGCTGGGCGCGTAGCCGCTATCGCTACGGCAAGCAAAAGAGCAATTCGCGCAGTCGCTTCCTGGAGGAAATTGACACCGACGTGGTGCGCACGGAGGGCGGCGGTACGCTGCGGCAAAAGAAGAACCGCTTTCAGGCATCGGGCGGCGGGTCCACGAAATCGAGCGGCCGCTACGACGGCGTCGATCCGCACTATTACCGGAAGAACCTGCGCGGGGGCGGATCGAACGAGACGAAGCGCCGCACCAAGCGCGTGCAGCGCACCACGGGGGGCGGGCGCCGGGTGGTGTACGACGAGGACTACAGCGAGATCGTACCCGGGGCCCGCGTAGAACACAAGAAGTTTGGCGAGGGCAAGGTGCAGTCGGTTGACGGGCGCGGCGAGAAGGCCACCGCGGTGGTCTACTTCGGCTCGGACGTGGGCAATAAGAAGCTGAAGCTGAAGTTTGCGAAACTGCGTCGCATCGGCTAA
- the thiE gene encoding thiamine phosphate synthase has translation MEASPSIGRLHVLTDFHLQQRYSHAALARLVIRGGADTIQFRQKTGGLHNLLVEARKVQAVCRDTSVPLIVDDHLPIAQAVGAAGVHLGQEDFPIAAARDVLGPEVLIGASANTRAQAEAAYEAGADYIGYGPIYPTTSKAYIKSVQGPQGLADVCEALPLPVIAIGGITHGRVRPVLEAGAYGVAVLSAICTAADPERATARFRAAIDGALLQEA, from the coding sequence ATGGAAGCTTCACCGTCTATTGGACGCCTGCACGTTCTCACCGATTTCCACCTCCAGCAGCGCTACAGCCATGCCGCGCTGGCCCGGCTCGTCATTCGCGGCGGCGCGGATACCATCCAGTTTCGGCAGAAGACGGGCGGGCTGCACAACCTCCTGGTGGAGGCGCGCAAGGTGCAGGCGGTGTGCCGCGACACGTCGGTGCCCCTGATTGTGGATGACCACCTGCCCATCGCGCAGGCCGTGGGGGCGGCAGGCGTGCACCTGGGCCAGGAAGACTTTCCCATCGCCGCTGCCCGCGATGTTCTGGGGCCCGAGGTGCTCATCGGAGCGTCGGCCAACACCCGCGCCCAGGCCGAGGCCGCCTACGAAGCCGGGGCCGACTACATCGGCTACGGGCCCATCTACCCCACCACCTCCAAAGCCTACATTAAGTCTGTGCAAGGGCCGCAAGGCCTTGCCGACGTGTGCGAGGCCCTGCCGCTGCCCGTCATTGCCATCGGCGGCATCACGCACGGACGCGTCCGGCCGGTGTTAGAGGCCGGGGCCTACGGCGTGGCGGTGCTCTCGGCCATCTGCACGGCGGCCGACCCGGAACGCGCCACCGCGCGCTTCCGCGCGGCCATCGATGGGGCCTTGCTGCAGGAGGCGTAG